From a single Calothrix sp. NIES-2098 genomic region:
- a CDS encoding flavin-binding family monooxygenase, protein MLDTTHKHLILGAGIVGLGMAEALKNAGISYDQVDASDDIGGNWYHGVYETAHIISSRKITQFTHFPMPDNYPDFPSAQNIRDYINSFADRFDLRKNIELNRLVNYVRPVENNLWEVTFDNGERRIYKGIIICNGHHWCKRFPKFRGEFDGEIIHSKDYKNPQQLRGKRVLVIGGGNSACDIAAEAARVGAKSVLSMRESVWFIPKTFAGVPISDLTKWWMPEWFQRFMAYVIILLTFGKHKDYGLPKPKYQIFDKHPTLNNEVPYYIKHGRIAYKPKVRRLDGKEVEFADGSRETFDLIVCATGFHVAYPFLPPELQRVEGATVKCYGGSFLEDYKGIYYIGWGQARGGVGSLISAFAPTFTRFLKLQDEIKIPLGLVFKKMGQQLPTTHLEDPQKIFRELKLANLFFQRIVQKAHRVNSHYSQFENHPLPPLDSPKQKQRISTIADF, encoded by the coding sequence ATGTTGGACACTACTCACAAGCATCTAATTCTTGGGGCTGGTATTGTGGGATTGGGTATGGCTGAAGCGCTCAAGAATGCGGGTATTTCCTATGACCAAGTTGATGCCAGCGATGACATTGGTGGAAATTGGTATCATGGTGTATATGAAACTGCACACATTATTTCATCACGCAAGATTACCCAATTTACCCATTTTCCTATGCCGGATAATTATCCGGACTTCCCCAGCGCTCAAAACATACGAGATTACATAAACTCCTTTGCCGATCGTTTTGATTTACGTAAAAATATTGAACTGAATCGTCTAGTTAACTACGTGCGGCCTGTTGAGAATAATCTTTGGGAAGTTACCTTTGATAATGGGGAACGGAGAATTTACAAAGGAATTATCATTTGTAATGGTCATCACTGGTGCAAACGTTTTCCTAAATTCAGAGGAGAATTTGATGGAGAGATAATTCACTCCAAAGATTATAAAAATCCTCAGCAACTACGTGGTAAGAGAGTTCTGGTGATTGGTGGAGGGAATTCCGCTTGTGATATAGCCGCAGAAGCAGCTAGGGTGGGAGCTAAATCTGTGTTGAGTATGCGTGAATCTGTATGGTTTATTCCCAAAACCTTTGCAGGTGTTCCAATTTCTGATTTAACTAAATGGTGGATGCCAGAATGGTTTCAGCGGTTTATGGCTTATGTAATTATTCTGCTGACATTTGGTAAGCACAAAGATTATGGTCTACCCAAACCCAAATATCAAATTTTTGATAAGCATCCGACCTTAAATAATGAGGTGCCTTACTATATTAAACACGGTCGCATTGCCTATAAGCCAAAGGTACGACGTTTAGATGGTAAGGAAGTTGAATTTGCCGATGGTAGTCGAGAAACCTTTGATTTAATTGTTTGTGCAACTGGTTTTCATGTTGCCTATCCATTTTTACCTCCAGAACTGCAACGGGTGGAAGGAGCAACAGTGAAATGTTATGGAGGATCGTTTCTTGAAGATTATAAAGGAATTTACTACATCGGTTGGGGACAAGCTAGAGGAGGTGTTGGTTCTTTAATTTCCGCTTTTGCACCGACATTTACTCGTTTTCTTAAACTCCAGGATGAAATTAAAATTCCTCTAGGTCTAGTCTTCAAAAAAATGGGACAGCAACTACCCACAACCCATCTTGAAGATCCACAAAAGATTTTTCGGGAATTAAAATTAGCCAATCTGTTTTTTCAACGGATAGTTCAAAAAGCTCACCGAGTTAATTCACATTATTCTCAGTTTGAAAATCATCCACTCCCACCCTTGGACAGCCCTAAACAGAAACAACGAATTTCCACTATTGCAGACTTTTGA
- a CDS encoding NADH dehydrogenase, producing the protein MVVALDNNAQHQVVIIGGGFGGLYTAKHLAKANVNVTLIDKRNFHLFQPLLYQVATGTLSPGDISSPLRAVFSKSKNTQVLLGEVNDIDPKAQQVMMGDRVVPYDTLIVATGANHSYFGKDHWKDYAPGLKTVEDAIEMRRRIFGAFEAAEKETDPEKRRAWLTFVIVGGGATGVELAGAIAELAYKTLKEDFRNIDTSETKILLLQGSDRILPHMAPDLSQEAAESLQELGVAIHTNTRVTNIENNIVTFKQGAEIKEIGSQTILWAAGVKGSPMGQILAERTDVECDHAGRVIVEPDLTIRGYKNIFVIGDLANFSHQDLKALPGVAPVAKQQGEYVARLIQKRLKGQTLPQFHYNNVGSLAMIGQNLAVVDLGFLKLTGFIAWAFWLVVHIYFLIEFDTKLLVVFQWAWNYITRNRRSRLITGREAFTETLTNNSNPYLDEQKVIPLTQLENRV; encoded by the coding sequence ATGGTAGTTGCACTTGACAATAATGCACAACATCAGGTTGTAATCATTGGTGGAGGCTTTGGTGGACTCTATACAGCAAAACATCTGGCTAAAGCTAATGTGAATGTTACTCTCATCGATAAACGTAACTTCCACCTATTTCAGCCGCTTTTATATCAAGTTGCGACAGGTACCCTATCACCAGGTGACATTTCCTCACCATTGCGAGCTGTATTTAGCAAAAGTAAGAATACACAAGTGTTGCTAGGAGAAGTAAATGATATCGATCCCAAAGCACAACAAGTGATGATGGGCGATAGAGTAGTACCTTACGATACATTAATTGTTGCCACAGGTGCTAACCATTCCTATTTTGGTAAGGATCATTGGAAAGACTATGCTCCTGGCTTGAAAACTGTTGAAGATGCGATAGAAATGCGCCGTCGGATATTTGGTGCATTTGAAGCGGCAGAAAAAGAAACCGATCCCGAAAAACGCCGTGCTTGGTTGACTTTTGTGATTGTGGGCGGTGGCGCTACTGGTGTAGAGTTAGCAGGTGCGATCGCTGAGTTGGCATACAAAACCCTCAAAGAAGATTTCCGCAACATCGACACCTCAGAAACAAAGATTTTACTCTTGCAAGGGAGCGATCGCATCCTCCCACACATGGCACCAGATTTATCCCAAGAAGCAGCAGAATCTTTACAGGAATTGGGTGTGGCTATTCACACTAACACCAGAGTGACAAATATTGAAAATAACATCGTTACTTTCAAGCAAGGTGCTGAAATTAAAGAAATTGGCTCACAAACTATATTGTGGGCAGCGGGTGTAAAAGGTTCCCCAATGGGGCAAATCTTAGCAGAACGTACCGATGTAGAATGCGACCACGCCGGACGTGTGATTGTAGAACCCGACTTGACTATCAGGGGTTATAAAAACATTTTTGTAATTGGAGATTTAGCCAACTTCTCCCATCAAGATCTTAAAGCCTTACCTGGTGTTGCACCCGTAGCCAAACAACAAGGAGAGTATGTAGCTAGACTCATTCAAAAACGGCTGAAAGGTCAGACTTTACCACAATTTCATTACAACAATGTGGGTAGTTTGGCAATGATTGGGCAAAACTTAGCTGTTGTAGATTTAGGCTTCCTCAAACTCACAGGTTTCATTGCTTGGGCATTTTGGCTAGTAGTTCACATTTACTTCTTAATCGAGTTTGACACTAAATTGCTAGTAGTATTTCAGTGGGCTTGGAACTATATCACTCGTAACCGTCGCTCTAGATTGATTACAGGTCGAGAAGCTTTTACAGAAACTTTAACTAACAATAGCAATCCTTACCTGGACGAACAAAAAGTCATTCCTCTAACTCAGCTAGAAAACCGCGTGTGA
- the icd gene encoding isocitrate dehydrogenase, with the protein MYEKITPPTTGAKITFKNGEPVVPDNPIIPFIRGDGTGIDIWPAAQKVLDAAVAKAYNGKRQISWFKVYAGDEACDLYGTYQYLPQDTLTAIEEYGVAIKGPLTTPVGGGIRSLNVALRQIFDLYACVRPCRYYAGTPSPHKNPEKLDVIVYRENTEDIYLGIEWRQGSEIGDRLIKILNEDLIPATPEHGKKQIPLDSGIGIKPISKKGSQRLVRRAIKHALLLPQNKQQVTLVHKGNIMKYTEGAFRDWGYELATSEFRAECVTERESWILSNKEKNPNISLEENARLVDPGFDALTPEKKAQIVKEVETVLNAIWDSHGNGKWKEKIMVNDRIADSIFQQIQTRPDEYSILATMNLNGDYLSDAAAAIVGGLGMGPGANIGDACAIFEATHGTAPKHAGLDRINPGSVILSGVMMLEYLGWQEAADLIKKGLGDAIANRQVTYDLARLLEPPVEPLKCSEFADAIIQHFG; encoded by the coding sequence ATGTACGAAAAGATTACCCCCCCAACAACTGGAGCAAAAATTACCTTCAAAAATGGTGAACCAGTTGTGCCTGATAACCCAATTATCCCCTTTATTCGAGGAGATGGAACGGGTATAGATATCTGGCCTGCTGCCCAAAAAGTACTTGATGCTGCGGTAGCAAAAGCATATAACGGTAAACGTCAAATTAGTTGGTTTAAAGTTTACGCTGGGGATGAAGCGTGCGATTTATATGGTACATACCAATATTTACCCCAGGATACGCTAACGGCAATTGAAGAATATGGTGTTGCTATCAAAGGGCCTCTAACAACTCCTGTGGGGGGCGGCATTCGTTCCTTGAATGTGGCACTAAGACAAATTTTTGACTTGTATGCTTGCGTGCGTCCTTGCCGTTACTATGCAGGGACACCCTCACCCCACAAAAACCCCGAAAAACTGGATGTAATTGTTTATCGGGAAAATACAGAAGATATTTATTTGGGGATTGAGTGGCGACAAGGTAGCGAAATCGGCGATCGCTTAATTAAAATTCTCAACGAAGATCTCATCCCCGCCACCCCAGAACACGGCAAAAAGCAAATTCCTTTAGATTCTGGGATTGGCATCAAACCCATCAGCAAAAAGGGTTCTCAGCGCTTGGTACGCCGTGCGATTAAACACGCCCTACTATTGCCCCAAAACAAGCAACAGGTGACTTTGGTGCATAAAGGCAACATCATGAAGTACACCGAAGGCGCTTTCCGTGATTGGGGTTACGAACTCGCAACCAGCGAATTTCGTGCCGAGTGCGTCACCGAACGGGAATCTTGGATTTTGAGCAACAAAGAGAAAAATCCCAATATTTCCTTAGAAGAAAATGCCCGTCTAGTTGACCCTGGATTTGATGCTTTAACTCCAGAGAAAAAAGCGCAAATTGTCAAGGAAGTTGAAACAGTTCTTAATGCAATTTGGGATAGCCACGGTAACGGCAAGTGGAAAGAAAAAATCATGGTCAATGACCGAATTGCTGACAGTATCTTTCAACAAATCCAAACCAGACCCGATGAATATTCGATTCTGGCGACGATGAACTTGAATGGCGATTACCTATCCGATGCGGCGGCTGCGATTGTGGGCGGCTTAGGAATGGGGCCAGGGGCGAATATTGGTGATGCTTGCGCCATCTTTGAAGCTACCCACGGTACAGCACCCAAACACGCCGGCTTAGACAGAATTAATCCCGGTTCGGTGATTTTGTCTGGTGTGATGATGCTTGAGTATTTGGGTTGGCAAGAAGCCGCAGATTTAATTAAGAAAGGTTTAGGAGATGCGATCGCCAACCGTCAAGTCACCTACGACTTAGCGCGGTTGCTAGAACCACCTGTAGAACCCCTCAAGTGTTCTGAATTTGCCGACGCCATTATTCAACATTTTGGTTAA
- a CDS encoding response regulator receiver protein, translated as MEAFIKRILICDDVADDSFLLQTILQAEPCQIEIVDSGAAVLAFLETTSNLPDLLILDVMMPKIDGFEVVRRLRESVKFQFIPILLVTGLNEEDVMNEDNIKIDGIIHKPCDPDTVIAKVRVILD; from the coding sequence TTGGAGGCTTTTATTAAGCGAATATTGATTTGTGATGATGTTGCTGATGACTCTTTTCTTCTTCAAACGATTTTACAAGCAGAGCCATGCCAGATTGAAATTGTTGATTCGGGTGCAGCGGTGCTTGCCTTTTTGGAAACAACCTCTAATTTACCTGACTTACTAATACTAGATGTGATGATGCCAAAAATAGATGGATTTGAAGTTGTTCGCCGTCTGAGAGAATCGGTTAAATTTCAATTTATTCCTATTTTGTTAGTGACAGGTTTAAATGAAGAAGATGTCATGAATGAAGACAATATCAAGATTGATGGCATTATCCATAAACCCTGCGATCCAGATACAGTAATTGCTAAAGTGCGAGTAATCTTAGATTGA
- a CDS encoding 4Fe-4S ferredoxin, iron-sulfur binding protein, which produces MAILTGLTFGGQVWTPQFVQEINQDKCIGCGRCFKACGRNVLVLRALNEDGEFVDDEENEEIERKVMSIVHPEYCIGCQACARTCPKNCYTHSPLELS; this is translated from the coding sequence ATGGCAATACTCACTGGTTTGACCTTCGGGGGTCAAGTCTGGACACCCCAATTCGTGCAAGAAATTAACCAAGATAAATGTATTGGCTGTGGTCGATGCTTTAAGGCTTGCGGTAGAAATGTGCTAGTACTACGAGCATTGAATGAGGATGGTGAGTTTGTGGATGACGAGGAAAATGAAGAAATCGAGCGTAAAGTTATGTCCATCGTTCATCCAGAGTATTGTATTGGCTGTCAAGCTTGCGCTAGGACTTGCCCGAAAAATTGTTACACCCATAGTCCACTCGAACTAAGTTAA
- a CDS encoding HesB/YadR/YfhF-family protein: MTLTLTEAAEFRLRTFLLASSKDENATQKGIRVAVEDGGCSGYQYSIKVINTPQADDIVLQQGKLRIYVDSQSAPLLEGVVVDFVDGLLESGFKFSNPNATDTCGCGKSFQTGNCSPAGVPCS; this comes from the coding sequence ATGACGTTAACTTTAACAGAAGCAGCAGAATTCCGGCTGCGTACTTTCCTTTTAGCCTCAAGTAAAGATGAAAATGCTACTCAAAAGGGTATACGTGTGGCTGTTGAGGATGGCGGTTGCAGTGGCTACCAATATTCCATCAAAGTAATCAATACTCCCCAAGCCGATGACATAGTTTTGCAACAAGGGAAGTTACGGATATATGTTGATTCCCAAAGCGCGCCATTACTAGAAGGCGTGGTTGTGGATTTTGTCGATGGCTTGCTAGAGAGCGGATTTAAGTTTAGCAATCCCAACGCTACAGATACCTGTGGCTGTGGGAAATCATTCCAAACAGGGAATTGCAGCCCTGCTGGCGTACCTTGTAGCTGA
- a CDS encoding ABC transporter-related protein, protein MANVRLEDIKRRFNNVTAIEDISFEIPDGEFWVLVGPSGCGKSTILRTIAGLETATSGKLYIGDRLMNNIPARQRDVAMVFQNYALYPHMTVAQNIAFGLQMRKVDTKVIQDRVSTVARSLSLDKLLDRKPKQLSGGQQQRVALGRAIARQPQVFLLDEPLSNLDAQLRDDTRAELKQLHQNLGITTIYVTHDQVEAMTLADKIVVLNRGRIQQIGDPQTIYELPANQMVASFLGNPPMNILPAIYQHDGFDVSGQLLEIPPNLLENLRLRQGQSVNLGIRPEHIYINEPQRHGEHREDKGGELVVEVRVVEPLGRETLIRVSLPDSSALLNVQIGGGVRLHPGDRLSLQLDLSQLFVFDPSTGDRILP, encoded by the coding sequence ATGGCAAATGTTAGGCTAGAAGACATTAAGCGTAGATTTAACAACGTGACTGCGATCGAGGATATTTCTTTTGAAATTCCCGATGGGGAGTTTTGGGTTCTGGTGGGGCCTTCTGGTTGTGGTAAATCTACAATTTTACGCACGATCGCCGGTTTAGAGACAGCCACATCTGGCAAACTCTATATTGGCGATCGCTTGATGAATAATATCCCTGCTAGACAGAGGGATGTGGCGATGGTGTTCCAAAACTATGCGCTTTATCCGCACATGACGGTGGCGCAAAACATCGCTTTTGGCTTGCAGATGCGGAAAGTTGACACGAAGGTGATTCAAGATAGAGTCAGTACAGTGGCGCGATCGCTTTCTTTAGATAAGTTGCTGGATCGCAAACCCAAACAACTTTCTGGGGGACAGCAACAACGGGTAGCATTAGGAAGAGCGATCGCGCGTCAGCCACAAGTTTTCTTATTAGATGAACCTTTGTCTAATTTAGATGCCCAATTACGCGATGATACTAGGGCTGAGTTGAAACAGCTACATCAAAATTTGGGAATTACGACAATATATGTCACCCACGATCAAGTTGAAGCGATGACTTTGGCGGATAAGATTGTGGTGCTAAATCGCGGTAGGATTCAACAAATTGGCGATCCACAAACTATTTATGAGCTTCCTGCTAATCAAATGGTGGCATCTTTTTTAGGTAATCCACCAATGAATATTTTGCCAGCAATTTATCAGCATGATGGTTTTGATGTTAGCGGTCAGTTATTAGAAATTCCACCAAATTTACTGGAGAATTTACGCTTGCGTCAGGGACAAAGTGTGAATTTGGGAATTAGGCCTGAGCATATTTATATTAACGAACCACAAAGGCATGGAGAACACAGAGAAGACAAAGGGGGAGAATTAGTAGTTGAGGTGAGGGTGGTGGAACCTTTAGGAAGGGAAACTTTGATTCGCGTCAGTTTACCCGATTCATCGGCGTTATTGAATGTGCAGATTGGTGGTGGCGTGCGTTTGCATCCAGGCGATCGCCTTTCCCTACAACTAGATTTGAGCCAGTTGTTTGTATTCGATCCTTCGACTGGTGACAGAATTTTGCCTTAG
- a CDS encoding cyclic nucleotide-binding protein: MIHQPQELTENRLLDNFPPEELKRLHPHLELVSLSLGEFIISPDEPISFIYFPVNSLLSLVTVMEDGSTVESGCVGREGMAGLPILLDASTTPMQTLVQIAGLAVRVKAQILKEAFDRGGAVQKLLLRYIHTVIVLGSQSTACNALHHLEARLCRWLLMSSDGIGSESLALTQEFLSTMLGVRRSGVSEAASKLQSRGLIRYQRGQIQILDRKGLETSACECYGITTAEYRRLFS, from the coding sequence GTGATTCACCAGCCTCAAGAGTTAACAGAAAACCGCCTGCTAGATAACTTTCCACCAGAGGAGCTAAAACGCTTGCATCCTCATCTGGAGCTAGTTTCGCTCTCATTAGGAGAATTTATTATCTCGCCTGATGAGCCGATATCTTTTATTTATTTCCCTGTTAACTCATTGCTTTCTCTAGTAACAGTGATGGAGGATGGCTCAACAGTTGAATCTGGGTGTGTTGGACGTGAGGGAATGGCAGGTTTGCCAATCCTTTTAGATGCAAGTACAACGCCGATGCAAACGTTGGTACAAATTGCAGGCTTGGCTGTGCGTGTTAAAGCTCAGATCCTCAAAGAGGCGTTCGACAGAGGCGGCGCAGTACAAAAGCTTCTCCTCCGTTACATACATACAGTTATTGTTTTAGGTTCCCAAAGTACTGCTTGCAACGCTCTTCATCATCTAGAAGCGAGACTGTGCCGTTGGTTGCTCATGAGTAGTGATGGTATAGGTTCAGAATCACTTGCTCTCACGCAAGAATTTCTGTCCACGATGCTTGGCGTTAGGCGTTCTGGAGTTAGCGAAGCTGCTAGTAAACTTCAGAGTAGGGGCTTAATCCGTTACCAACGGGGACAGATCCAAATTCTTGATAGAAAGGGTTTGGAAACCTCTGCCTGCGAATGTTACGGTATCACCACAGCAGAATATCGCCGCTTATTTAGCTGA
- a CDS encoding manganese and iron superoxide dismutase — MTINRRHFLFLLAVGTGTFALDGCATAEQSPSASSSSPLPTPNTTQGAIQLPPLPYAYNALEPHIDARTMEFHHDKHHATYVKNLNAALEKYPQLKSRTVEELLRKLDTVPADVRKTVRNNGGGHVNHSMFWQIMKPQGGGEPTGAISSAINENFGSFAAFKKQFNEAGASQFGSGWVWLVRNTNGKLEVNTTANQDSPISAGKYPILGNDVWEHAYYLNYQNRRADYLEAWWNVVNWDEINKRFAAASKFA, encoded by the coding sequence ATGACTATTAATCGACGCCATTTCTTGTTTTTACTCGCAGTAGGTACGGGGACTTTTGCATTAGATGGTTGTGCTACAGCAGAGCAATCTCCTAGTGCCAGTTCCAGCAGTCCCCTACCAACACCAAATACTACTCAAGGAGCGATTCAATTACCACCTTTGCCCTATGCTTACAATGCGCTGGAACCACACATTGATGCAAGAACAATGGAGTTTCATCACGATAAGCATCATGCAACTTATGTGAAAAACCTAAATGCTGCTTTAGAGAAATATCCACAACTTAAAAGCAGAACTGTTGAAGAACTGTTACGTAAACTTGACACCGTACCCGCAGATGTTCGCAAAACGGTACGTAATAATGGCGGTGGGCACGTGAATCACTCGATGTTTTGGCAAATTATGAAGCCCCAAGGTGGTGGCGAACCAACAGGAGCGATCTCATCCGCCATTAATGAAAATTTTGGTAGTTTTGCTGCCTTTAAAAAACAATTTAACGAAGCTGGTGCTTCTCAATTTGGTAGTGGTTGGGTTTGGCTTGTCCGCAACACAAATGGCAAATTGGAAGTCAATACAACAGCTAACCAAGACAGTCCCATCAGTGCAGGTAAATATCCTATTTTAGGTAATGATGTTTGGGAACACGCATATTATCTCAATTACCAAAACCGCCGCGCCGATTATTTAGAAGCTTGGTGGAATGTGGTTAATTGGGATGAAATTAACAAAAGATTTGCCGCCGCGAGTAAGTTTGCTTAG
- a CDS encoding 2Fe-2S ferredoxin: MTTYQVRLINKKRSLDITIPVDENTSILNAAEQQDVELPFSCQSGSCSSCVAKVVEGEVDQSEQVFLDDDQMAKGFIVLCVSYPRSDCTIRTHQEPYLV, translated from the coding sequence ATGACAACTTATCAAGTCAGACTAATTAATAAAAAGCGATCGCTCGATATCACCATCCCTGTTGATGAAAATACCTCAATTCTCAATGCCGCAGAACAACAAGATGTAGAGTTACCCTTTTCTTGCCAATCTGGTTCTTGCTCTAGCTGCGTCGCCAAAGTCGTTGAAGGTGAAGTAGATCAATCCGAACAGGTATTTCTCGATGACGATCAAATGGCTAAAGGATTTATTGTCCTCTGTGTCTCCTATCCCCGTTCAGACTGCACGATTCGCACTCACCAAGAACCTTATCTAGTCTGA
- a CDS encoding GUN4 domain-containing protein, which translates to MTDPMIVSGPASDIDSLRLQLIAGSLQVQQQIIPQLAELGNEGLDVLMEFLLKRSDTPATWLDGKAYQVLYNSDAPKAKEFLQTNFPEGIVPLKSESGINYNPLQQALATQDFQAADRLTIQKMCELAGPTATQRKWLYFTEVENFPTVDLQTINHLWLVHSEGKFGFSVQREIWLGLGKNWDNFWTKIGWKDGNNWTRYPNEFIWDLSAPKGHLPLSNQLRGVRVIASLFAHPAWK; encoded by the coding sequence ATGACAGACCCAATGATTGTATCAGGCCCTGCTAGTGACATCGACTCCCTTCGCCTCCAGTTAATCGCTGGGTCTCTTCAAGTCCAACAACAGATAATCCCACAATTAGCTGAATTGGGTAACGAGGGATTGGATGTATTGATGGAGTTTTTACTGAAACGTTCTGACACCCCAGCAACTTGGCTTGATGGCAAAGCCTACCAAGTACTCTACAACTCTGATGCACCTAAAGCCAAAGAATTTCTACAAACAAATTTTCCTGAGGGCATTGTACCTCTAAAATCAGAGTCCGGGATTAATTACAATCCCTTGCAACAAGCACTTGCTACCCAAGACTTCCAAGCAGCCGATCGCCTCACCATCCAAAAAATGTGTGAATTAGCGGGCCCAACAGCAACACAACGAAAATGGTTGTATTTTACTGAAGTGGAAAATTTCCCTACTGTTGACTTGCAAACTATTAATCATCTTTGGTTAGTCCACTCTGAAGGCAAATTTGGTTTTTCAGTACAGCGAGAAATCTGGTTAGGCTTAGGAAAAAATTGGGATAATTTCTGGACAAAAATTGGTTGGAAAGATGGTAATAATTGGACGCGATATCCTAATGAGTTTATCTGGGATTTAAGTGCTCCTAAAGGTCATTTACCTCTATCTAATCAACTGCGCGGAGTGCGAGTTATTGCTTCTTTATTTGCTCATCCAGCTTGGAAGTAG
- a CDS encoding HesA protein: MVNLSPTELERYRRQIMLPGFGKEAQQRLKSATVLVTGVGGLGGTAALYLAVAGVGRLILVRGGELRLDDMNRQILMSDDWVGKPRVFKAKERLADINPDVEVEAIFDYVTPDNVDFLVQSADVALDCAHNFTERDLLNAACVRWRKPMVEAAMDGMEAYLTTIVPGVTPCLSCLFPEKPEWDRRGFGVLGAVSGTLACLTALEAIKVITGCSQPLLSQLLTMDLHQMNFAKRRSYRDRNCPVCGTHSHQYSTPQQLSRVLVNSQ, encoded by the coding sequence GTTACCGTCGCCAAATCATGCTCCCTGGTTTTGGCAAAGAAGCACAGCAGAGGCTTAAGTCAGCAACGGTGCTAGTTACAGGTGTGGGCGGATTAGGCGGTACAGCAGCGCTTTACTTGGCGGTAGCTGGTGTGGGGCGGCTGATTCTAGTTCGAGGCGGTGAGTTGCGGCTAGATGATATGAATCGTCAGATTCTCATGAGTGACGATTGGGTAGGTAAGCCGCGCGTGTTTAAAGCCAAAGAACGGCTGGCGGATATCAACCCAGATGTGGAAGTCGAAGCCATTTTTGATTACGTTACGCCAGATAATGTAGATTTTTTGGTTCAATCTGCCGATGTAGCGCTTGATTGCGCCCATAATTTTACCGAACGTGATTTATTAAATGCAGCTTGTGTGCGTTGGCGTAAGCCAATGGTAGAAGCCGCGATGGATGGCATGGAAGCTTACTTAACGACAATTGTCCCTGGTGTAACACCTTGCTTGTCTTGCTTATTTCCCGAAAAACCCGAATGGGATCGGCGTGGTTTTGGCGTACTGGGTGCGGTTTCGGGTACTCTGGCTTGTTTGACAGCGCTAGAAGCAATTAAGGTGATTACTGGATGTAGTCAACCATTGTTATCGCAACTATTAACGATGGATTTGCACCAGATGAATTTTGCTAAACGTCGTTCATATCGCGATCGCAATTGTCCAGTCTGCGGTACTCATTCTCACCAATATTCTACTCCCCAACAACTAAGTCGCGTTTTAGTCAATAGTCAATAG